The genome window ATTATGTTTGGGCATAGAACTTTGGATCTGGATAGAGGGCTAAGCCTTATAAGGGCCAGACAAGAGAAAGTTGTTCAAGCAACTGGGGGAGACGAAACGAGATATATCAGCGGTTGCTTACCTGAAAAAGCTGCTCCTCGGAGATCTTACCGTTTCTAAATTCAGTCCACTGCGTGGCCCAAATAGCAACTTGTTGTTTACCAGTTTGAGGATAGACTACCAGTTGGTTGAAGTCAGTGTACTTACTGCGCAAGGCATCCATAAAGGCAAGGGCAAGGGTTTTGATACCATCGGTTGCCTGAAGTTGCGTATTAACAGAGGCGTCATAGGTCACTGTAATCAGATCAGCCTCTACACGGATTTTCGGCTTAATCAGTCCAAAGTCCGGATTGATAGTAACTAGATGCTCCTGTAGAAGCGTTGCCTGCCAATTGAAGCTTTGCTGTTGCGCCTCAGCATAAACCGGAGAATTAGGCTGAATAGTCTTAGCTGTTTGGATGGCCACTGCTAAATCGGTTGCCGCGCTGCCCTTTGCCCGAGCCAGCGTTTCCTGGTCCTGAGCCAGTTGCTCTTGTTGGGCCTGCTGAATTTGTTCTTGCGCTGCCTGTTCTTGCGCCGCCTGCTCCCGCGCTGCCTGTTCCTGCTCCTGTTGAGCCTGCTCCTCTGTTGCCTGCTGCTCAATCTGAGCCTGCTGAGCCTGTGACTGGCGGCTCATGAACCAGCCGGTCCCCAGCAATAGGACAACGCTGAGAGCGCCGGAGGCAAGCAGCAACTGGGTGCGGGATTTAGCAGGAGCTTCAACCCTGGTTGTACTACCGAGTTGGCGCGCGCCTGGATGTGGCTCTAAGCCTGAAACAGACAGAACCTGGTCAGAACCAGGATCAGCGACAGTTTTAGCAGACCCATTGACCTGGGGTTCAACGATCGTCCCAGCAACAGTGGCTCGAGATGGTTGAGCGCTCTTTCCTGTGGATTCTCTCAGTGGAACCGGCTCGACTAAAGTACGGGCAACCCCATCCACTTGGTCAGATTGGACGGAGGGTGACAGTACATCTGTTAAGGTCACACTGGAACTTACAGGAGCTTCTACCAACTTCTCTACAGGCAACTTCTCGACCGGCGAGGCAGAAATTGGCGAGGAAGAAGGTTGCGGGGTAGAGGTCTTTAGAGCAGAAGGCTGTGGGACGGGGACCGAGACTGGCGTCTCTGGGATGGGAGCTTCGGAACGGGGGGACGGGGTGCTGGGGATCTGAGAAATTGCGGGTTTCGGCTTTTCAAGTAAGGTTTCCGAAGCCGTGGGTTGGGGCAAGGGAGGGGGTAAGGGTACTGTTGCGGCAGTGGGTGATACCAAGAACTGCACCGTCGCCTCGGCCGCCTTATCGGTTGTATTAGATGTAGATGTATTAGATGAGCTGCAACTAGGAGCTAACTCGCCATCTAACTCGCGCAGCCATTGATCTACTGTTTGTGGTCGCTGCTCAGGTTGGTAAGCTAGCGCTCTCAAAATGGCCTGATGGACAGTTGGACTGGCTCGCTCAGTTAAACATTGCAGCGAATCTGCATAGTCCGGCTCGTGCAGAAAATTAGCATTGGGTGGTGTTTCTTCTGTAAATAGAAAATAGAGCGTTGCAGCGAGCGAATAAACATCGGAAGCAGTAGTGCATCGACCACTGTGATGCTCTGGCGAAGCAAAACCAGGGGAATAAGCAATCGTGTAGGTTTGCGGTGAAAATTCGCGGGCAATGCCAAAGTCGATCAAGATCGCCTGATCGCTTCTTTCATGCACCATGATGTTCTGCGGCTTGACATCCCGGTGCAGCAAACCAATGCTGTGAACCTGAAGCAGGGCCGAGCCAATTTGTCGAATATAGGCTAGGGCTTTGTCCTCCGCTAATGCCCCTTCTTCCTTAACCATCTCCAGCAAATTTTGACCGGGGATGTAGTCCATCACCATGAAGGACATTTTGCCGTCCGGCGTCTCGGTTGGCTCCTCCGATATATCAATCACCCGCACAATATTCGGATGTTCACAGCGCGCTAAAAGCTTTGCTTCGCGGCTAAATCTCTCTTCACAAGTTTGCAGGACTCTAGGAAAGCGGCTACGGCCCACTTGCTCTCGAATGCCATTGCAATTCAGAGCCTTGATCACGACCTGCTTATTGAGCCTCTGATGCAGCGCCAGATAGGTAATACCAACCCCACCGCGCCCAAGTTCTCGCTCGATGCAGTATTTACCGTTTTGAAGGGTTTGTCCTGCGGTCCAACTCATCGATCGTCCCTGTTGCAAGTAACTGCTCAACGCGCTTGACGAGAATCGGAATGGAAGCCGATCAAAAGCCAGGGCAGAGAAGGTTTGCTGAGCTGCTCAACCACTACTGACTGGTCTTCAACTTGCCCCTCACCTGCCTCTGCCTAGACATGCTTCCCCTGGATGCTGTCACCCTTGCATGTGGCAAATTGTACTAGGGCTAAAGGGAGTTCGGGCTCCTACAATCGGATGGTCTATATCGGTAGAGCGAAAAAATTTATCTTGCAGATTCAGACTGCTCAACCCAGGCAGTCTATGGCCTGAATCAGCTTGTTCGCCGCGAACGGCAACTCGAATGCAAATCAGATCCTGTCTTAAGGTATACATCCATTACTGAGCGGGAGCGAAAAAGCGATGGGAAAGCGATGGCAACTGCGCCGCCTGCTCCTGGCCATAGCCACTGCCCTGCTAGCGAGTTGGTTGATCCGGTTCTGGCCCTACCAACCCCTTCCAGGTAAGACGGTGATTTTGGGTTTAGGTTCCTACTCCTACATTGAAGAGTTGTCAGCTCAAATCGCTCAGACCAATTCCGACCTGAACATCATTATCTCCAGCGGACTCCCAGCTGACGAGTCCCGTCCAATCTTCAAGCGTTTCGGCATTTCCAAGAGCCGAGTGACACTAGACAATCAAGCTCAAGACACCCTGACCAATTTCACAACTATCCTGCCATTTCTGGAGCGGCACAAAGTTGCCAACGCCATTTTGGTCTGTGAAGACTGGCGAGTTGACCGATCCAAAGCTCTGGCTGAAATCGTTCTGGGTGCACGGGGCATCACCTACAGTTTCGCGCCCTACGCCACCTCGAACAAGAAATATAGTTACAACCGCGAGATCGACCGCAAGAAGATCCTGCGGGACCAAGTGCGCGGCTATCTATGGCTGTTCACAGGTTGGGATCCTGCGGGCCAGTTGTCTGGGGAAGGCTACCGCTGAGTTCTGTTGAGTGCTCTGTACCGGACTGCTACCTGGATGCTGACTCTACAGGTATCTCATACTGAGCAAAAACTGAGCACTGATTGGTCTGCTATTGGCCTGGGGGGTTTGAGATACCTGAGACAA of Leptolyngbya sp. FACHB-261 contains these proteins:
- a CDS encoding serine/threonine-protein kinase, whose amino-acid sequence is MSWTAGQTLQNGKYCIERELGRGGVGITYLALHQRLNKQVVIKALNCNGIREQVGRSRFPRVLQTCEERFSREAKLLARCEHPNIVRVIDISEEPTETPDGKMSFMVMDYIPGQNLLEMVKEEGALAEDKALAYIRQIGSALLQVHSIGLLHRDVKPQNIMVHERSDQAILIDFGIAREFSPQTYTIAYSPGFASPEHHSGRCTTASDVYSLAATLYFLFTEETPPNANFLHEPDYADSLQCLTERASPTVHQAILRALAYQPEQRPQTVDQWLRELDGELAPSCSSSNTSTSNTTDKAAEATVQFLVSPTAATVPLPPPLPQPTASETLLEKPKPAISQIPSTPSPRSEAPIPETPVSVPVPQPSALKTSTPQPSSSPISASPVEKLPVEKLVEAPVSSSVTLTDVLSPSVQSDQVDGVARTLVEPVPLRESTGKSAQPSRATVAGTIVEPQVNGSAKTVADPGSDQVLSVSGLEPHPGARQLGSTTRVEAPAKSRTQLLLASGALSVVLLLGTGWFMSRQSQAQQAQIEQQATEEQAQQEQEQAAREQAAQEQAAQEQIQQAQQEQLAQDQETLARAKGSAATDLAVAIQTAKTIQPNSPVYAEAQQQSFNWQATLLQEHLVTINPDFGLIKPKIRVEADLITVTYDASVNTQLQATDGIKTLALAFMDALRSKYTDFNQLVVYPQTGKQQVAIWATQWTEFRNGKISEEQLFQVSNR
- a CDS encoding ElyC/SanA/YdcF family protein, which translates into the protein MGKRWQLRRLLLAIATALLASWLIRFWPYQPLPGKTVILGLGSYSYIEELSAQIAQTNSDLNIIISSGLPADESRPIFKRFGISKSRVTLDNQAQDTLTNFTTILPFLERHKVANAILVCEDWRVDRSKALAEIVLGARGITYSFAPYATSNKKYSYNREIDRKKILRDQVRGYLWLFTGWDPAGQLSGEGYR